The Kogia breviceps isolate mKogBre1 chromosome 4, mKogBre1 haplotype 1, whole genome shotgun sequence genome window below encodes:
- the FAM174A gene encoding membrane protein FAM174A isoform X2: protein MKATHCSCCLSHLLASALLLLLLLPELRGPLEVLLQATETVPHPRPPDLGPRALPPLPSGPTAALSPARAPAEAEGPRGAEGVNSSTPGAGLAAEDPGGKAGDEGPMGGVLAVSPNPGDKPMTQRALTVLMVVSGAVLVYFVVRTVRMRRRNRKTRRYGVLDTNIENMELTPLEQDDEDDDNTLFDVNHPRR from the exons ATGAAGGCGACGCACTGTAGCTGCTGCCTCAGCCACCTGCTCGCTTCCGCCCTCCTGCTGTTGCTACTGCTGCCTGAGTTGAGAGGGCCCTTGGAGGTACTGCTGCAGGCGACCGAGACCGTGCCGCATCCCAGGCCTCCGGACCTTGGGCCGCGAGCCCTGCCACCTCTGCCGTCCGGCCCCACAGCTGCCCTGTCCCCGGCCCGCGCTCCGGCCGAAGCCGAGGGACCACGGGGCGCCGAGGGAGTCAATAGCAGCACTCCCGGGGCGGGGCTTGCAGCAGAAGACCCAGGCGGGAAGGCGGGGGACGAAGGCCCAATGGGTGGCGTCCTCGCTGTGAGCCCCAACCCCGGCGACAAGCCTATGACCCAACGAGCCCTGACCGTGTTGATGGTGGTGAGTGGCGCGGTGCTGGTGTACTTCGTCGTCAGGACGGTCAG GATGAGAAGAAGAAACCGAAAGACTAGGAGATATGGAGTTTTGGACACTAACATAGAAAACATGGAATTGACACCTTTAGAACaagatgatgaggatgatgataaCACATTGTTTGATGTCAATCATCCTCGAAGGTAA
- the FAM174A gene encoding membrane protein FAM174A isoform X1, which yields MKATHCSCCLSHLLASALLLLLLLPELRGPLEVLLQATETVPHPRPPDLGPRALPPLPSGPTAALSPARAPAEAEGPRGAEGVNSSTPGAGLAAEDPGGKAGDEGPMGGVLAVSPNPGDKPMTQRALTVLMVVSGAVLVYFVVRTVRMRRRNRKTRRYGVLDTNIENMELTPLEQDDEDDDNTLFDVNHPRR from the exons ATGAAGGCGACGCACTGTAGCTGCTGCCTCAGCCACCTGCTCGCTTCCGCCCTCCTGCTGTTGCTACTGCTGCCTGAGTTGAGAGGGCCCTTGGAGGTACTGCTGCAGGCGACCGAGACCGTGCCGCATCCCAGGCCTCCGGACCTTGGGCCGCGAGCCCTGCCACCTCTGCCGTCCGGCCCCACAGCTGCCCTGTCCCCGGCCCGCGCTCCGGCCGAAGCCGAGGGACCACGGGGCGCCGAGGGAGTCAATAGCAGCACTCCCGGGGCGGGGCTTGCAGCAGAAGACCCAGGCGGGAAGGCGGGGGACGAAGGCCCAATGGGTGGCGTCCTCGCTGTGAGCCCCAACCCCGGCGACAAGCCTATGACCCAACGAGCCCTGACCGTGTTGATGGTGGTGAGTGGCGCGGTGCTGGTGTACTTCGTCGTCAGGACGGTCAG GATGAGAAGAAGAAACCGAAAGACTAGGAGATATGGAGTTTTGGACACTAACATAGAAAACATGGAATTGACACCTTTAGAACaagatgatgaggatgatgataaCACATTGTTTGATGTCAATCATCCTCGAAG